One window from the genome of Faecalibacterium sp. HTF-F encodes:
- a CDS encoding response regulator produces the protein MRVLLVDDHALFAKSLSIALCDFPEIDQFSSTKDIKNLENHITTEQPDILLIDINLGGLTNEDGLMLTQHLLKHFPEQKIVILSGYNLPVYHKEAKRIGAKGFISKDVEPDELLHILMAIRNGTTYFPQEKIFIEDLTEGEKKVLELVSTGAKRKEIAKQLFISERTVSNHLQHIFEKLQVGSTVEAVTKAIQIGYISPVK, from the coding sequence ATGCGAGTTTTGTTGGTCGATGACCATGCGCTTTTTGCCAAAAGTCTTTCAATCGCCCTGTGTGATTTTCCAGAAATCGATCAATTTTCCAGCACAAAAGATATTAAAAATTTGGAAAATCATATTACCACAGAGCAACCAGACATTTTACTGATTGATATTAACCTAGGGGGGCTGACGAATGAGGATGGTTTAATGCTCACACAACATTTATTGAAACATTTTCCAGAACAAAAAATAGTTATTCTCTCTGGCTATAATCTCCCTGTTTATCATAAAGAGGCAAAACGAATTGGTGCAAAAGGATTTATCAGTAAAGATGTGGAACCGGATGAACTGCTCCATATTTTAATGGCTATCAGAAATGGAACTACTTATTTCCCACAGGAAAAAATATTTATTGAAGATTTGACAGAGGGAGAAAAGAAAGTTCTCGAATTGGTATCAACTGGTGCCAAGCGTAAAGAAATTGCCAAACAACTTTTTATTAGTGAACGGACAGTATCAAATCACTTACAGCATATTTTTGAAAAGTTGCAGGTTGGGTCTACGGTAGAGGCAGTAACAAAAGCAATTCAAATAGGCTATATATCTCCCGTGAAATGA
- a CDS encoding CD1845 family protein, with amino-acid sequence MKILLKILVAPFALALSLLAALLVFLFEICAVLLTIASVILAVLGVALFFTPTPIGGIVFLFLAFLLSPYGLQAAAGSLLWALDGGKSALYRFLAS; translated from the coding sequence ATGAAGATACTGCTGAAAATATTGGTTGCTCCCTTTGCTTTGGCGCTGTCCCTTCTGGCGGCTCTGCTGGTGTTTCTGTTTGAGATTTGTGCCGTCCTGCTGACGATTGCCTCTGTGATCCTGGCGGTGCTGGGTGTCGCTCTCTTTTTCACGCCGACGCCCATAGGCGGGATTGTATTTCTGTTTCTTGCCTTCCTTCTTTCGCCGTATGGACTGCAAGCGGCGGCGGGCTCCCTTCTTTGGGCGCTGGATGGAGGCAAATCCGCTCTGTACCGGTTTCTGGCAAGTTAA
- a CDS encoding DUF4315 family protein: MNKIDKLDKELEKAREKAAEWQAKIRELEKQKQEEENSQIVQAVRSLKLTPAQLMAFLNDPKNSLTASGHTDPKPEAPEKEDTAHEEN; encoded by the coding sequence ATGAACAAAATCGACAAGCTCGATAAGGAACTGGAAAAAGCCCGGGAGAAGGCCGCCGAATGGCAGGCCAAAATCCGGGAGCTGGAAAAGCAGAAACAGGAGGAAGAAAACAGCCAGATCGTGCAGGCGGTGCGCTCCCTCAAACTGACGCCCGCCCAGCTTATGGCTTTTCTGAATGACCCCAAAAACAGCCTTACCGCTTCGGGCCATACTGACCCGAAGCCGGAGGCACCCGAAAAGGAGGACACGGCCCATGAAGAAAACTAA
- a CDS encoding DUF4366 domain-containing protein: MKKTKFRRLAAMAASLLCCLIFTVPAYAQSSEPQPETAPSPAETEAEPETQNPFTPDGTGTVVDNATDEDGKEFYTITTADESVFYLVIDKQKTSENVYFLNTVTTDDLLPLAEQGKEPPKEVTPEPEPKPTEPVEEVPEPKPEKKDSPLLSLLLIGAVVLAGGGIGYYFKIYKPKHEAPDLEDDYCEYEDGELEEIAEEPDDEDTPPWEEDTEE; the protein is encoded by the coding sequence ATGAAGAAAACTAAATTTCGCAGGCTGGCGGCGATGGCTGCCAGCCTTTTGTGTTGCCTGATCTTTACAGTCCCGGCTTATGCACAGAGCAGCGAGCCGCAGCCGGAGACAGCTCCCTCCCCGGCAGAAACCGAAGCAGAGCCGGAAACCCAGAACCCCTTTACCCCGGACGGGACGGGAACCGTGGTGGACAACGCCACCGACGAGGATGGAAAGGAGTTCTACACCATCACCACAGCAGACGAGAGCGTGTTTTATCTGGTGATCGACAAACAGAAAACCAGCGAGAACGTCTATTTTCTCAATACCGTTACCACAGACGACCTTCTGCCTCTTGCTGAACAGGGTAAGGAACCGCCCAAAGAAGTGACCCCTGAGCCAGAGCCAAAGCCCACCGAACCGGTGGAGGAAGTACCGGAACCCAAGCCGGAGAAAAAGGACAGCCCCCTTCTCTCTCTGCTCCTGATCGGTGCGGTGGTGTTGGCCGGCGGTGGGATTGGTTACTATTTCAAGATTTACAAGCCGAAGCATGAGGCCCCGGATTTGGAAGATGATTACTGCGAATATGAGGACGGGGAGCTGGAGGAGATCGCAGAGGAACCCGATGACGAAGATACCCCGCCGTGGGAGGAAGATACGGAGGAATGA
- a CDS encoding helix-turn-helix transcriptional regulator codes for MRMNQDERRFDFHGLGAALKRAREEKGWTQAYVAELVDRDSRTIMNIENKGQYPSFDLFVKLITMFDVSVDQFIHADGGARSSSCRKHIDVLLNSMNEKELVVIEATAEGIKKARETEVPE; via the coding sequence ATGAGAATGAACCAAGATGAAAGAAGATTTGACTTTCACGGCCTCGGGGCAGCTCTCAAACGAGCCAGAGAAGAAAAGGGCTGGACACAAGCCTATGTTGCGGAATTAGTAGACCGTGACTCCCGTACCATTATGAATATTGAGAACAAAGGTCAGTATCCCAGCTTCGACCTTTTTGTTAAACTCATTACTATGTTTGACGTTTCAGTTGACCAGTTTATTCATGCGGACGGAGGGGCAAGGTCAAGTTCTTGCAGAAAGCACATTGATGTTCTTCTAAACTCCATGAACGAAAAAGAGCTTGTCGTGATAGAAGCCACAGCCGAGGGCATTAAGAAAGCCAGAGAAACGGAGGTTCCAGAATAA
- a CDS encoding cysteine-rich VLP protein → MDARELTRDEKKKIRSLVMGMCANYDRESGLCLPLDCACYMLHKCWTGAYCRYFREAVLPLNPELQAALTTEGISPELRACAVCGKAFLPEGRQAYCSDACKAEGNRRKSRERMRKMREKRPGGCYDLPPPKA, encoded by the coding sequence ATGGACGCCCGGGAGCTGACCCGTGACGAGAAGAAGAAAATCCGTTCTCTTGTCATGGGGATGTGCGCCAACTATGACCGGGAAAGCGGCCTGTGCCTTCCTCTTGACTGTGCCTGCTATATGCTGCACAAGTGCTGGACAGGGGCGTACTGCCGTTACTTCCGTGAGGCTGTCCTGCCCCTTAACCCGGAGCTTCAAGCGGCGCTGACAACGGAAGGCATCTCCCCGGAGCTGCGGGCCTGTGCGGTCTGCGGAAAGGCATTTCTGCCCGAGGGGCGTCAAGCCTACTGCTCCGACGCCTGCAAGGCCGAAGGGAACCGACGGAAAAGCCGGGAACGCATGAGGAAAATGCGGGAGAAAAGGCCGGGCGGCTGTTACGATTTGCCGCCTCCAAAGGCTTGA
- a CDS encoding ABC transporter permease, which produces MNLTTIALKNLKRNFSFYSLYLVSVSFVLMVYFCFTSFSMNEIIMAKISSDGRVEMMCSVVAVFIMAFVVFYMFYSNNFFMRRRMKELGIYALLGYRKVDMLCLLTIENIFICLGGLFIGILAGSLLHIGVTAGIVALLGLTIDMGAIPFINPHAVSLIFLFILAVLLTLTVSNAVLLLKSTLLDLVRLEKKVEKPVCPNIIFSVIGIISLLGGYALALDMVRGARSVWTTIGFYPIALLTLVLVVVGTVLSIYSFAPFVCQCIKNRHSVLYRENTIIVVPKFMHRIRSNAKSLILLVLLAAGTLAVFGATTLSVWYPYRAVERIIPSAIEYRIEDEQQSKDALEALAKALNGQECQVQETTLLKTTAISDHLPYEYNISGEEIRTPGFECMSLTDYNTLLSSQGKESTISELSDTECVLVKYRPDPENKDVGAVYRLNIGNGGTTDVTVVQTTLNNPIGFANSVATLLVSDRLYQTIASGQPEQITVVSINGGTTRSDGTAYTILKGAMPENIYLTSAWQRQTEIVQLNSSTYLLIAFATIIFLIATGSILYFQNLSAVSYDRDDYNILQRMGYSRDTIKRCVRRQIQIYFVIPYVMGMLHSIFAIVCYKSALMDDVLGQAGEVILPIALAIGIFSIIYFIYYQITKYSCYKAAIN; this is translated from the coding sequence ATGAACTTAACGACGATAGCGTTAAAAAACCTGAAACGAAACTTTTCCTTTTATTCACTGTATCTTGTGTCCGTTTCTTTCGTTTTGATGGTTTACTTTTGCTTTACTTCTTTTTCTATGAATGAGATTATCATGGCGAAAATCTCATCGGATGGCCGCGTAGAAATGATGTGCAGCGTAGTCGCAGTATTCATCATGGCGTTTGTTGTGTTTTATATGTTCTACTCGAACAACTTTTTCATGCGCCGCCGAATGAAAGAATTGGGGATTTATGCCCTACTTGGATACCGCAAAGTGGATATGCTTTGTCTGCTAACCATAGAAAATATTTTCATTTGCCTTGGGGGATTGTTCATTGGCATTTTAGCTGGTAGCCTGCTGCACATCGGCGTAACGGCAGGAATTGTTGCTTTGCTTGGTCTGACGATTGATATGGGGGCAATTCCGTTTATCAATCCTCATGCTGTCAGTTTGATTTTCCTGTTTATCCTTGCTGTGCTGCTTACCCTTACGGTTTCCAATGCAGTATTGCTTCTAAAATCAACCCTTTTGGATTTAGTCCGACTAGAAAAAAAGGTGGAAAAACCTGTTTGTCCGAACATCATTTTTTCCGTCATAGGAATTATTTCTCTGCTCGGTGGATATGCTCTGGCATTGGACATGGTTCGGGGTGCTCGCTCTGTCTGGACAACAATTGGATTTTATCCTATTGCATTGTTGACACTGGTGCTGGTAGTAGTTGGCACAGTATTGTCCATTTATTCTTTTGCTCCCTTTGTATGCCAATGTATCAAAAATCGCCATAGCGTTCTGTACCGGGAAAATACAATTATTGTAGTTCCTAAATTTATGCACCGCATCCGCTCCAATGCAAAATCGCTGATTCTTTTGGTTTTGCTTGCTGCCGGAACACTTGCCGTTTTTGGGGCAACCACACTTTCAGTCTGGTATCCTTACAGAGCTGTGGAGCGAATCATTCCTTCTGCCATTGAATACCGGATTGAGGACGAACAGCAGAGTAAAGACGCATTGGAGGCATTAGCTAAGGCTCTAAATGGACAGGAATGCCAGGTACAAGAAACCACCTTACTCAAAACCACAGCCATATCAGATCATCTTCCCTATGAATATAACATTAGCGGCGAAGAAATACGGACTCCGGGTTTTGAATGTATGAGTCTGACAGACTACAATACTTTATTAAGCAGTCAGGGAAAAGAAAGTACGATTTCTGAGCTTAGTGATACAGAATGTGTTTTAGTGAAATATCGCCCAGACCCGGAAAACAAGGATGTTGGTGCTGTTTATCGCCTGAACATTGGCAATGGAGGCACAACGGATGTGACAGTTGTTCAGACCACCTTGAATAATCCTATCGGGTTTGCAAATAGTGTTGCTACGCTTCTTGTCTCTGACCGGCTTTATCAGACCATAGCAAGCGGGCAGCCTGAACAGATCACTGTTGTCAGCATCAACGGAGGAACGACCCGTTCTGATGGGACTGCCTATACGATTTTGAAAGGTGCTATGCCCGAAAACATTTATCTTACAAGTGCATGGCAGCGGCAGACTGAAATTGTCCAGCTGAACAGTTCCACCTATCTGCTGATTGCATTTGCAACCATCATCTTCCTGATCGCAACCGGTAGCATCCTCTACTTTCAAAATCTATCTGCTGTCTCCTACGATCGGGATGATTACAACATCCTTCAGCGCATGGGTTATAGCAGGGATACGATAAAAAGATGCGTCCGTCGGCAAATACAAATTTACTTTGTGATCCCTTATGTGATGGGTATGTTACACAGCATTTTTGCTATTGTATGTTATAAATCTGCATTGATGGATGATGTGCTGGGTCAGGCAGGCGAGGTTATCCTGCCCATAGCCTTAGCTATCGGAATTTTTTCTATCATTTATTTTATCTACTATCAGATAACTAAATATTCCTGCTATAAAGCAGCGATAAACTAA
- a CDS encoding HNH endonuclease codes for MGNSRDDFTSATKELLANRVGRRCSNPACRKLTCGANTNPEKITNIGVAAHICAAAQGGPRYDDSMTPEERKSFENGIWLCQSCSKLIDTDITRYPKELLQSWKQLAEQTAILEVETTSSTPAFEKDKELVQFYLECFNRPAFQDDIYQEGRMEDFDKAIEDTLIALNTGVLRTRDGSILKQADGKSSVQNSLWREKLYTITDMLTAIRRRLKIAKKEKAYSTYGTGEDVAYCFYDRELAEWLNSTREEILKILSSICKEAGLRELHFRKHRYRW; via the coding sequence ATGGGGAACAGCAGAGACGACTTTACTTCAGCAACAAAGGAATTACTGGCAAATCGGGTTGGTAGAAGATGTAGTAATCCTGCTTGCCGAAAGTTGACTTGTGGGGCAAATACCAATCCTGAAAAAATTACAAATATAGGGGTAGCAGCTCATATCTGTGCAGCGGCTCAAGGCGGTCCACGCTATGACGATTCTATGACACCCGAAGAAAGAAAGTCGTTTGAAAATGGAATTTGGTTATGCCAGTCTTGTTCTAAATTGATTGATACGGATATTACTCGTTATCCTAAAGAACTGCTACAAAGTTGGAAGCAGCTTGCAGAACAGACAGCAATTTTGGAAGTCGAAACTACTTCTTCCACACCTGCCTTTGAAAAAGATAAAGAGCTTGTCCAATTTTATTTGGAGTGCTTTAATCGTCCAGCCTTTCAAGATGACATTTATCAAGAAGGTCGAATGGAGGATTTTGATAAAGCGATTGAAGATACGCTGATTGCCTTGAATACAGGGGTACTAAGAACTCGTGATGGCTCCATATTAAAACAGGCTGATGGAAAATCTTCTGTCCAAAACTCTTTATGGAGAGAAAAACTCTATACTATCACTGATATGCTAACAGCAATTCGCAGACGATTGAAAATAGCCAAAAAGGAAAAAGCCTATTCGACATATGGCACAGGCGAAGATGTCGCTTATTGTTTCTATGATCGTGAGCTTGCTGAATGGCTTAATTCTACACGAGAAGAAATACTAAAAATTCTATCGTCTATTTGTAAAGAGGCTGGACTTCGGGAATTACATTTTCGGAAACATAGATATAGATGGTAA
- a CDS encoding recombinase family protein, translated as MEFIREDCIYARQSVDRKDSISIESQIDFCKYELKGGSCRVFKDKGYSGKNTDRPEFQKLLGEIRKGKVRRVIVYKLDRISRSILDFATMMELFQEYDVEFVSSTEKFDTSTPMGRAMLNICIVFAQLERETIQKRVTDAYYSRCLKGFHMSGQAPYGYQLEPTVVEGIRTKKMVADPVAADHVRLMFEMYAEPETSFGDITRYFEEHDIKIYGKSMFRTFLSQLLRNPVYAQADLELYEFFKSQGAAIVNDASDFAGTNGCYLYQGRDVKEDKDRCLKDQILVIAPHEALISSDTWLKCRKKLMENTTFQQGRKPKNTWLAGKIKCGHCGYALKATHVPNSTGYFRCTKRTENKGCPGCGKIRKEEFEQFIFSAMQEKFKDFQILHGREEKVNPKLTAYQVELAQVEAEIEKLLDTLTGANATLLAYANKKIEELDTRRQTISKAIAELSVETISPQQIKKLSYYLDNWDSIDFDDKRKAADGLISTIKATSDRVQIEWKI; from the coding sequence ATGGAATTTATCAGAGAAGATTGTATTTACGCAAGACAGTCAGTAGACCGCAAGGACAGTATTAGCATTGAAAGTCAGATCGACTTTTGCAAGTATGAATTGAAAGGTGGGAGCTGCCGGGTATTCAAGGACAAAGGCTATTCCGGTAAAAATACGGACAGGCCGGAGTTTCAAAAGCTGTTGGGCGAGATCCGCAAGGGAAAGGTCCGGCGGGTCATTGTGTACAAGCTGGACCGTATAAGCCGCTCTATTCTGGACTTTGCAACGATGATGGAGCTGTTTCAAGAGTACGATGTGGAGTTTGTATCATCCACGGAAAAGTTTGATACTTCGACCCCGATGGGCCGGGCCATGCTGAATATCTGCATTGTATTCGCCCAGCTTGAACGTGAGACAATCCAGAAGCGCGTCACGGACGCCTACTATTCCCGTTGCTTGAAAGGCTTTCACATGAGCGGGCAGGCGCCATACGGTTATCAGTTAGAGCCTACTGTGGTAGAGGGTATCCGCACAAAGAAAATGGTTGCCGACCCCGTAGCCGCCGACCATGTTCGGCTGATGTTTGAAATGTACGCTGAACCGGAAACCTCCTTCGGAGATATTACCCGATACTTCGAGGAACATGATATAAAAATTTATGGAAAATCCATGTTCCGTACATTTCTTTCCCAGCTTTTAAGAAACCCCGTTTACGCACAGGCCGATTTGGAGCTGTACGAATTTTTCAAGAGTCAGGGTGCAGCGATTGTCAATGACGCTTCTGACTTTGCCGGAACAAACGGCTGCTATCTCTATCAGGGGCGGGATGTGAAAGAGGACAAGGACAGGTGCTTAAAAGACCAGATACTTGTTATCGCTCCCCATGAAGCACTCATTTCCTCTGACACATGGCTGAAATGCCGGAAAAAACTTATGGAAAATACCACCTTCCAGCAGGGACGGAAACCGAAGAACACTTGGCTGGCCGGAAAAATCAAATGCGGGCATTGTGGGTATGCTCTGAAAGCCACCCATGTACCAAACAGCACCGGATATTTCCGCTGTACCAAACGGACGGAAAACAAAGGCTGTCCGGGCTGCGGGAAAATCCGCAAAGAAGAATTTGAGCAATTCATTTTCTCGGCCATGCAGGAAAAGTTCAAAGACTTTCAGATACTCCACGGCAGAGAGGAAAAAGTCAATCCGAAACTGACCGCCTATCAAGTGGAGCTGGCACAGGTGGAGGCAGAAATTGAAAAGCTGCTGGATACGCTAACCGGAGCCAATGCGACCTTGCTTGCCTACGCTAACAAAAAAATTGAAGAACTGGACACCCGACGCCAGACCATTTCAAAGGCAATCGCTGAATTGAGCGTTGAAACCATATCTCCTCAGCAGATAAAGAAGTTATCCTATTATCTCGACAACTGGGACAGCATAGATTTTGACGACAAAAGAAAAGCCGCCGATGGTTTGATCTCTACAATCAAGGCCACCAGCGACCGTGTTCAGATAGAGTGGAAAATCTGA
- a CDS encoding DUF4316 domain-containing protein, producing MHEKDNYLKTAELSTEQNCNMIDGVPNNTPIQPTPPELDAKPLDKVKEPKERRKGRELEL from the coding sequence ATGCACGAAAAAGACAACTATCTGAAAACCGCCGAGCTCTCCACAGAGCAGAACTGCAACATGATCGACGGCGTACCCAACAACACGCCCATCCAACCCACGCCCCCGGAGCTGGACGCAAAGCCGCTGGACAAGGTAAAGGAGCCCAAAGAGCGCCGGAAAGGCCGGGAGCTGGAACTCTGA
- a CDS encoding ABC transporter ATP-binding protein, with translation MSTLLQVKNITKIYPNQPKPGLDNVSFEVTQGEFLGIMGASGSGKTTLLNVLSTIDVPTNGHIVMGKTHIEKLGQRQAADFRKNNLGFIFQEYFLLDSLTVRENIAVPLTLLHKPAQEIDRKVKELAELFGIDSQLKKYPSELSGGQRQRVAAARAMVKRPPLIFADEPTGALDSSSATELLTALKEVNHTLGTTILMVTHDPYAASYTDRILYFKDGHIISELQRHNSERRCFYEAIIQESARQDEKR, from the coding sequence ATGAGTACACTATTACAAGTAAAAAATATCACAAAAATCTATCCGAACCAGCCAAAGCCCGGTCTTGACAATGTTTCCTTTGAGGTTACACAGGGGGAGTTTTTAGGCATCATGGGTGCGTCTGGCTCAGGAAAAACAACTCTCCTGAATGTTTTATCTACAATCGATGTTCCGACTAACGGCCATATTGTCATGGGAAAAACCCATATTGAAAAGCTTGGCCAAAGACAGGCCGCTGATTTCCGTAAAAACAATCTAGGCTTTATCTTTCAGGAATATTTCCTTCTGGATAGTCTTACTGTACGCGAAAATATTGCAGTCCCATTGACTCTGCTTCACAAACCAGCGCAGGAGATTGATAGGAAAGTTAAGGAACTGGCCGAACTGTTTGGGATCGACTCTCAGCTTAAAAAATATCCCAGCGAATTGTCCGGCGGTCAACGGCAGCGTGTGGCGGCAGCGCGCGCAATGGTAAAACGGCCTCCTCTGATTTTTGCAGATGAACCCACCGGTGCACTGGACTCCAGTTCCGCAACAGAACTGCTTACTGCATTGAAAGAGGTCAATCATACTTTGGGAACCACAATCCTCATGGTAACACACGATCCCTATGCTGCCAGCTATACAGACCGTATCCTTTACTTCAAAGATGGACATATCATCTCCGAGTTGCAGCGCCATAATTCTGAACGCCGGTGCTTCTATGAGGCTATTATTCAGGAATCTGCCCGGCAGGACGAGAAACGGTAA
- a CDS encoding plasmid mobilization protein produces the protein MENRKRNVHLHVMVTPDELAAIHERMTEAGISNAGAYVRKMALNGYILHIDLTPVKELISLQRRCSNNLNQVAVHAHTYGVYPEEIDGLKRDYEKLWGEVSKVLRELSELVAK, from the coding sequence ATGGAGAACCGCAAGCGGAATGTCCATCTGCACGTTATGGTAACGCCGGACGAGCTGGCGGCCATCCATGAGCGGATGACCGAGGCGGGCATTTCCAACGCCGGGGCTTATGTACGGAAAATGGCTCTGAACGGGTATATCCTGCACATCGACCTTACGCCCGTAAAAGAGCTGATCTCTCTGCAACGGCGCTGTTCCAACAATCTCAATCAGGTCGCCGTACACGCACACACCTATGGCGTGTACCCGGAGGAAATCGACGGATTGAAGCGGGACTATGAAAAGCTGTGGGGCGAGGTGTCAAAGGTGTTGCGGGAGCTTTCCGAGCTGGTGGCAAAGTAA
- a CDS encoding sensor histidine kinase, protein MKRKYMLRQGLMILNQLLLIVFLCVMNTIEATIPVENIVHIGLLTFLFWDGYNISGKNIRGNPVLSQFAILLVLFGWHFGLSLFASYSLADIASVVILPVCLYQLVNFVQAFLFQGVNYKGRKIFLSGIAILCFTATMSFFFDRRWFYILYNIQFLFSFVWCIAISVVHRKRIWFILRSQRKQLLFSVFFVLLPFMCYMTAFSRKESYVKQMGLYLIVVLTFVTIHSIIFGADHKQKTFFSLSRSVIAIFLFVCMTSFLLTIWLFDLPILTVITLIYLLVFWVLLYRLLLFWKAGKLEDNTSDEVSSFYEYTVAQIKHEEALRKEFTNYLHDDILQDLLSMKNLVHKANQIEIQQLLEDTLRKLTSSIRFQMQAYHPKLLKNLTFKENLQSVLDSITNDSDTLVVLDCRDDIFLVEPYTMLICRFARELTVNALKHSHAVRIDVKLQQEQDMITLQVSDNGTGFSKIPDENILHHGLASIQESVAFLNGKMTIRANPGGGTNINLLIPMKGEESYASFVGR, encoded by the coding sequence GTGAAACGAAAATATATGCTAAGACAAGGCTTGATGATTCTCAATCAGCTATTGCTTATCGTGTTTCTGTGCGTAATGAATACAATCGAAGCTACAATACCGGTAGAAAATATCGTTCATATTGGACTTCTCACATTTCTGTTTTGGGATGGCTACAACATATCCGGTAAAAATATAAGAGGGAATCCTGTCCTGTCACAATTTGCAATTCTCCTAGTGTTATTTGGATGGCACTTTGGATTATCTTTGTTTGCTTCATATTCCCTTGCAGACATAGCATCAGTTGTGATTCTTCCAGTCTGTTTGTATCAGCTGGTGAACTTTGTACAGGCGTTTCTTTTTCAGGGCGTCAATTACAAGGGAAGGAAGATATTCCTATCTGGGATAGCGATACTTTGCTTTACAGCAACTATGAGCTTTTTCTTTGACAGACGATGGTTTTATATCCTCTATAACATTCAGTTTCTATTTTCCTTCGTCTGGTGCATTGCCATATCCGTAGTTCATCGTAAACGAATATGGTTTATTTTAAGGAGTCAAAGAAAGCAGCTATTATTTTCAGTGTTCTTTGTTCTGCTCCCATTTATGTGCTACATGACAGCTTTTTCTAGGAAAGAGAGTTATGTTAAACAGATGGGGTTATATCTGATCGTTGTGCTTACATTTGTAACTATACACAGTATTATTTTTGGGGCAGATCATAAGCAAAAGACATTTTTTTCATTAAGCAGGTCTGTAATTGCTATTTTTCTTTTTGTGTGTATGACCAGTTTCCTGTTGACCATATGGTTATTTGATTTGCCTATTTTAACGGTGATTACACTGATTTATCTGCTTGTGTTTTGGGTATTGCTTTATCGCCTGCTATTGTTCTGGAAAGCAGGAAAATTGGAAGATAACACCTCAGATGAAGTTTCTTCATTTTATGAATACACAGTAGCACAAATCAAGCATGAAGAAGCTCTCCGAAAAGAGTTTACCAATTACCTGCACGACGATATTTTACAGGATCTTCTTTCCATGAAAAACCTGGTGCATAAAGCTAACCAGATTGAAATTCAGCAACTGCTGGAAGATACGTTGCGGAAACTCACATCTTCCATACGGTTCCAGATGCAGGCATATCATCCAAAATTATTAAAGAACTTGACATTCAAAGAGAATCTTCAAAGTGTTCTGGACTCTATTACTAATGACAGTGACACCTTAGTTGTTTTGGATTGCAGAGACGATATTTTTTTGGTGGAACCATACACTATGTTAATTTGTCGGTTTGCAAGAGAGTTGACCGTAAATGCCCTCAAACATTCTCATGCAGTAAGAATTGATGTGAAACTGCAACAGGAACAAGATATGATTACCCTGCAAGTGTCAGACAATGGAACAGGATTTTCAAAAATACCTGACGAGAACATCCTTCATCACGGACTTGCTTCTATTCAGGAGTCGGTGGCCTTTTTGAATGGCAAAATGACGATTAGAGCAAATCCGGGAGGTGGAACAAATATCAATCTCTTAATTCCCATGAAAGGAGAGGAATCTTATGCGAGTTTTGTTGGTCGATGA
- a CDS encoding RNA polymerase sigma factor produces the protein MAIINLRDYYPFYTSDCFMEVSEEVAEMFKEFDRKEAAYRLRTYRHKAYYSLDRDDGLEHEAVFVALSPHELYERKVTMQELHAAIASLPDKQAKRIYAHFILGMTKQDIARAEGVHEKVIRVAIERGLRHLEKILKNSL, from the coding sequence ATGGCTATTATCAATTTGCGGGACTACTACCCATTCTATACATCGGATTGCTTCATGGAAGTATCGGAAGAAGTTGCAGAAATGTTCAAAGAGTTTGATCGTAAAGAGGCGGCCTACCGGCTGCGTACATACCGCCACAAAGCCTACTATTCCCTTGATCGGGATGACGGGCTGGAGCATGAGGCTGTCTTTGTTGCCTTATCTCCCCATGAACTGTATGAGCGGAAAGTGACCATGCAGGAGCTTCATGCGGCGATTGCCAGTCTGCCGGACAAACAGGCAAAACGGATTTATGCTCATTTCATTCTCGGCATGACAAAACAGGACATTGCCCGGGCAGAGGGCGTCCATGAAAAAGTGATTCGTGTCGCAATCGAGCGAGGTCTGCGGCACTTAGAAAAAATTTTGAAAAATTCTTTGTAA